From one Lycium ferocissimum isolate CSIRO_LF1 chromosome 5, AGI_CSIRO_Lferr_CH_V1, whole genome shotgun sequence genomic stretch:
- the LOC132057579 gene encoding uncharacterized protein LOC132057579 has product MMLMLTVFVLGGVTVLAVEAVGIVILIWWFMRRVSRERGKGKPPEGSCCFAGDIDPSFYNKQGKVWVLESERILKALNTDKATKQHKAQKEILDVIPTQKFAKIKNHSLILIESDGSHTEIPLKGCMVAAVSASSLSTRKWAKRYPIKVESGASAVYKGNRIFYIYLETSWEKESWCKALRLASCEDEEKIKWLAKLNVEFHNYLTSLNAAYPSFMKPSSSLGAELVDKSSKPDGSSSKVRQFLKKFAKKTTKNAPENKASCSSKSSYEERKLTEKGSSFQDLDLASSVMKVAPTRKPLDFSNEDVIVPSSIVSSTGSVISDADSDDRTIGDEGSLCWNLLISRLFFDAKRNEQMKNSLQERIQRTLSNIRSPSYIGEVTCAAVNVGDLPPYIHAMRVLPSDMNELWAFEIDVHYSGGAILDLETRLEVQDLDLHEGDEASLDSSAVDDVKSDLLEGFEQFGEQFKHSDENADKMDQRNGGDTLARNFSSASRSSNCMPSGSPPGSKWKSILHSVAKQVSQVPLSLGIRVASLRGTLRLYVKPPPSDQIWFGFIAMPDIDIHLNSSVGDRKISNGHLLLFITSRIKAAIRESVVLPNCENVCIPWMIAEKDDWVPLKDAPYIWINNKSAGNAKKPEARSSLPTGATHVAEAARKSTSNAESEYERRNRVVWATQKSKSLDPHSLYSVPKAQPFNTRSLTTSPERAHLKSKKHHGDTLERKSSDPQVYLSVMGQSSAELHAPLLNHNEQLESHRISTEENIQSNSSSPSRSSSALEEQNSFTEDDMKPKRTGTRARMHGLRKKMGEKLEEKKRHIEEKGRHLVGRMRSHKDYS; this is encoded by the exons atGATGTTGATGTTAACAGTGTTTGTACTTGGAGGGGTAACGGTTCTTGCAGTTGAAGCTGTGGGAATTGTTATATTAATTTGGTGGTTTATGAGAAGAGTTTCTCGTGAAAGAGGTAAAGGAAAACCACCTGAAGGGTCATGTTGTTTTGCTGGGGATATTGATCCATCTTTCTACAACAAGCAG GGAAAAGTATGGGTTCTGGAATCTGAAAGAATCCTGAAAGCTTTAAACACGGACAAAGCTACAAAGCAGCACAAGGCCCAGAAAGAGATCTTAGACGTAATACCTACTCAGAAATTTGCTAAAATCAAGAATCACTCTCTCATCCTAATCGAATCGGATGGTTCCCATACTGAAATTCCACTCAAAGGTTGCATGGTTGCGGCTGTTTCTGCTTCAAGCTTGTCCACTAGAAAATG GGCAAAGAGATACCCAATTAAAGTTGAGAGCGGAGCATCTGCTGtatataaaggaaatagaatattttacatttACCTTGAGACGTCTTGGGAGAAGGAATCATGGTGCAAAGCCCTTCGTCTTGCTTCCTGCGAggatgaagaaaaaataaagtggTTGGCAAAGTTAAATGTAGAGTTCCATAATTACCTGACGTCACTAAATGCAGCATATCCTTCATTTATGAAACCATCTTCAAGTTTGGGTGCTGAATTAGTTGATAAATCAAGTAAGCCAGATGGTTCCTCGTCAAAAGTTCGTCAATTTCTAaaaaagtttgccaagaaaacTACCAAGAATGCTCCAGAAAATAAGGCAAGTTGCAGTTCAAAATCAAGCTATGAAGAACGAAAGTTGACTGAGAAAGGCAGTTCATTCCAAGACCTTGACTTGGCTAGTAGTGTCATGAAGGTTGCTCCAACAAGAAAGCCCCTTGATTTTTCCAATGAGGATGTTATAGTGCCTTCATCCATTGTATCATCTACTGGCTCTGTCATTTCTGATGCAGATTCTGATGACAGGACTATTGGTGATGAAGGATCCCTTTGTTGGAATTTGTTAATATCACGGTTGTTCTTTGATGCTAAAAGAAATGAGCAGATGAAAAATTCTTTGCAAGAACGGATTCAG AGAACCCTCTCCAATATCCGTAGCCCCAGTTATATAGGTGAAGTAACCTGTGCAGCTGTTAATGTTGGTGACCTCCCTCCCTATATACATGCAATGAGGGTTCTTCCCTCAGACATGAACGAGCTCTGGGCTTTCGAAATTGATGTTCACTACTCTGGTGGTGCAATATTGGATCTTGAAACGAGGCTTGAAGTTCAGGACCTTGATTTACATGAAGGGGATGAAGCAAGTTTAGATTCAAGTGCTGTTGATGATGTCAAATCAGATTTGTTAGAAGGTTTTGAGCAATTCGGTGAACAATTTAAGCATTCTGACGAGAACGCGGATAAGATGGACCAAAGAAATGGAGGTGATACACTAGCAC GTAACTTTTCAAGCGCGAGCAGAAGCTCTAATTGCATGCCTAGTGGCTCACCTCCTGGATCTAAGTGGAAATCAATCTTACATTCTGTGGCCAAGCAGGTTTCACAG GTTCCACTCTCGTTGGGGATTAGGGTTGCATCTCTACGAGGAACACTGAGGTTATATGTAAAGCCACCACCTTCAGATCAAATATGGTTTGGATTCATAGCAATGCCAGATATTGACATCCATTTGAACTCTTCCGTTGGGGACCGTAAGATCTCAAATGGACACCTTTTGTTGTTCATAACCAGTCGAATTAAG GCTGCTATCCGTGAATCTGTCGTGCTTCCAAACTGTGAGAATGTATGCATCCCTTGGATGATAGCAGAGAAGGATGACTGGGTTCCCCTAAAAGATGCTCCATATATATGGATTAATAACAAATCTGCAGGTAATGCCAAGAAACCAGAAGCACGCAGCTCCCTTCCTACGGGTGCAACACATGTTGCTGAAGCAGCTAGGAAAAGCACCAGTAATGCCGAAAGTGAATATGAACGACGGAACAGAGTTGTCTGGGCTACTCAAAAGAGCAAGTCACTGGATCCACACTCATTATACTCGGTTCCTAAGGCTCAGCCTTTCAATACCAGAAGCCTCACTACTAGTCCAGAAAGAGCACACCTAAAGTCAAAGAAACATCACGGGGATACACTAGAGCGCAAGTCATCGGATCCACAGGTATATTTATCAGTTATGGGCCAGTCTTCAGCAGAATTGCATGCCCCCTTGCTGAACCACAATGAACAGCTAGA